In Brevibacillus brevis, a genomic segment contains:
- a CDS encoding GMC family oxidoreductase: MTWSDPVKHHSDHYDGYRSSNLDKRKYADGADVCIVGAGAAGGVLAYELAKAGLRVVVIEAGPFWDPQSDFASDELSMRRLAWQETRLVAGRDPLRLGHNNSGRGVGGGTVHFTGVFLRFHESDFRTRTIDGVGEDWPITYHDLAPYYDKIEREIAVSGPSHFPWGAFQGPYPYPVREPISANSQLFREACQKLGYDSVVAPLAILSGPFDGRPPCINRGFCNQGCMPNAKYSGLIHHIPKAIAEGAEILSDCMVTEILMAGDRVSGVLFTHDGLTHRQMARVVILAGFVVETPRLLLSSANSRFPDGLANSSGWVGKAIMPHSSHDVYGRLPEEVRLYKGTPVLALTQHFYETDRERGFARGYTLNAHGARPVAMATAIAAEREDGSFLWGRHLRETMLDYNMYARITLVGEVLPHPDNAVTLSGEKDEYGMPVPKVTFSYQENDRLLYQHAIEQMKQIVEAMGGTPEHVVSDTAHLMGGCRMGRDPSTSVVNEFGQSHDIPNLFIAGASTFVTSSGSNPTNTVMALAARTADKLIEAMNQREV; encoded by the coding sequence ATGACATGGAGTGACCCGGTCAAGCACCATAGCGACCATTACGACGGGTACCGCTCGAGCAATCTGGACAAGCGGAAATACGCGGATGGAGCCGACGTGTGCATCGTCGGTGCGGGGGCAGCAGGTGGCGTTCTCGCCTACGAGCTGGCCAAGGCAGGTCTTCGGGTCGTCGTCATTGAGGCCGGGCCGTTCTGGGATCCGCAGAGCGACTTTGCAAGCGATGAGCTTTCCATGCGCCGCTTGGCCTGGCAAGAGACGCGGCTAGTAGCGGGCCGTGATCCGCTGCGGCTTGGACACAACAATTCGGGGCGAGGGGTCGGCGGGGGAACCGTGCATTTTACCGGGGTTTTTCTCCGTTTCCACGAGAGCGATTTTCGGACGAGGACCATCGACGGGGTAGGGGAGGACTGGCCGATTACCTATCATGACCTCGCTCCGTACTACGACAAGATCGAACGGGAAATTGCCGTCTCGGGACCCTCGCATTTTCCGTGGGGCGCCTTTCAAGGCCCGTATCCCTACCCGGTCCGCGAGCCGATCAGCGCCAATTCGCAGCTTTTCCGGGAAGCGTGCCAAAAGCTGGGCTATGACAGCGTGGTGGCTCCACTGGCAATCTTGTCCGGGCCGTTTGACGGCAGGCCGCCTTGCATCAATCGCGGCTTCTGCAATCAGGGGTGCATGCCGAATGCCAAGTACAGCGGACTGATTCACCACATCCCCAAAGCGATCGCAGAAGGGGCTGAGATCCTGTCCGATTGCATGGTGACGGAAATTTTGATGGCCGGCGACCGGGTGAGCGGGGTTCTCTTTACCCATGACGGCCTGACGCACCGGCAAATGGCCCGCGTCGTCATTCTGGCAGGTTTCGTGGTGGAGACGCCGCGGCTGCTCCTGAGCTCCGCCAACTCGCGCTTTCCGGACGGACTTGCCAATTCCAGCGGGTGGGTGGGAAAGGCCATCATGCCGCACTCCAGCCACGACGTGTACGGCCGCCTGCCTGAAGAGGTGCGTCTCTACAAAGGGACCCCGGTCCTGGCGCTGACGCAGCACTTCTACGAGACGGACAGGGAGCGGGGATTCGCCCGAGGATACACGCTGAATGCCCATGGGGCGAGGCCGGTTGCGATGGCTACCGCGATTGCCGCAGAGCGCGAGGACGGTTCATTTTTATGGGGGCGGCACCTGCGGGAAACGATGCTGGACTACAACATGTACGCCCGGATCACGCTCGTGGGGGAAGTCTTGCCCCATCCGGACAACGCCGTGACGCTGAGCGGGGAGAAGGACGAGTACGGCATGCCGGTTCCCAAGGTGACGTTCAGTTACCAGGAAAACGACCGACTGTTATACCAGCATGCAATTGAACAAATGAAACAGATTGTGGAAGCGATGGGGGGAACCCCGGAGCACGTCGTATCCGATACGGCCCATTTGATGGGCGGGTGCCGGATGGGACGGGATCCTTCGACCTCGGTAGTCAATGAGTTT
- a CDS encoding gluconate 2-dehydrogenase subunit 3 family protein, producing the protein MANESRYPNYDVWEQHAEWDGHTKKIVGSRRSPQVAHQFFTQPEALLLQTIVGSLVDDHRLEVLTYVAQHLDESIASPIGESQRKVGVPPKKDLYRKGLAGVEAESHAAYGTEFAALKRQEQEKVLQAVSSGRTKAGQAWEGVAPADFFKRLLHDAVSAYYSHPLVWSDIGYGGPAYPRGYVRVELGLTDPWEARANDME; encoded by the coding sequence ATGGCAAATGAAAGCCGTTATCCTAACTATGACGTGTGGGAGCAGCATGCCGAGTGGGATGGGCATACCAAAAAAATCGTTGGCTCCAGACGTTCCCCGCAGGTTGCCCATCAGTTTTTTACGCAGCCGGAGGCACTGCTGCTGCAAACGATTGTGGGATCGCTGGTAGACGACCATCGTCTGGAAGTGCTGACCTACGTAGCGCAGCATTTGGACGAATCCATAGCGAGCCCGATCGGAGAATCCCAGCGCAAAGTGGGAGTTCCCCCCAAAAAAGATTTGTACCGGAAAGGGCTCGCAGGGGTAGAGGCGGAGAGTCATGCGGCATATGGAACCGAATTTGCCGCTCTGAAGCGGCAGGAGCAGGAAAAGGTGCTGCAAGCCGTTTCGTCTGGCCGGACGAAGGCCGGACAAGCTTGGGAGGGCGTAGCTCCCGCCGATTTTTTCAAACGGCTCCTGCACGACGCGGTGAGTGCCTATTACTCTCATCCGCTTGTCTGGTCCGATATCGGCTACGGAGGACCGGCTTATCCGCGTGGCTACGTCCGTGTTGAGCTGGGATTGACTGATCCTTGGGAGGCGAGAGCAAATGACATGGAGTGA
- a CDS encoding arsenic transporter gives MVWISLLIFAATLTLVVWQPRGLSIGYPAVGGAILALACGVVTFADVVEVTSIVWNATFALIGIIIISLILDEIGFFEWAALHMARLAKGNGRLMFAYVILLGTVVSALFTNDGTALILTPIVLAQMRALQLDSKTVLAFVMASGFIADSSSLPFVVSNLVNIVSADYFDIGFARYASRMVLPTLFSVGASLVVLFLYFRKSIPKQVDLTQLKRPREAIRDMRLFRLSWPVLAVLLAGFFLSDSLHTPVSVIIAGAALVFCLAAKKSPTVQMRRIVKEAPWVVVIFSIGMYVVVWGLHNVKLTDLVKSMLDALMGHGLLAVTIGAGFISAILSSIMNNLPTVMFHALAIGASQADGVMREAMIYANVIGSDLGPKITPIGSLATLLWLHVLGKKGIRITWGHYFKTGIVLTVPTLLLTLLGLFLTLH, from the coding sequence GTGGTCTGGATCTCATTGCTTATTTTCGCGGCGACGCTGACCCTGGTGGTCTGGCAGCCGCGCGGTTTGTCCATCGGCTATCCGGCAGTTGGCGGAGCGATTCTGGCGCTCGCTTGCGGCGTCGTGACCTTCGCGGATGTCGTCGAAGTCACATCGATTGTCTGGAACGCCACCTTCGCGCTGATCGGCATTATCATCATTTCACTCATTCTGGACGAGATCGGCTTCTTTGAATGGGCTGCGCTGCACATGGCCAGGCTGGCGAAGGGAAACGGCCGGCTGATGTTTGCCTACGTCATCCTGCTGGGCACCGTCGTCTCCGCGCTTTTTACCAATGACGGTACGGCGCTGATCTTGACCCCGATCGTGCTGGCGCAGATGCGGGCGCTGCAGCTCGATTCGAAGACGGTACTGGCTTTCGTCATGGCCAGCGGATTTATTGCCGATTCCAGCTCTCTTCCGTTTGTGGTGAGCAATCTGGTAAACATCGTCTCGGCCGATTATTTCGACATCGGCTTCGCCCGGTACGCTTCACGCATGGTGCTCCCTACCTTGTTTTCGGTCGGTGCCAGCCTCGTTGTCCTGTTCCTGTACTTTCGCAAGAGCATTCCCAAGCAAGTCGATTTGACGCAATTGAAAAGACCGCGGGAAGCGATCCGGGACATGAGACTGTTCCGGCTGTCCTGGCCGGTTCTGGCCGTCCTGCTGGCAGGCTTTTTTCTCAGCGATTCGCTTCATACGCCTGTTTCTGTCATCATCGCAGGGGCGGCCCTCGTTTTTTGCCTGGCAGCCAAGAAGAGCCCGACTGTTCAGATGCGGCGCATCGTCAAAGAAGCGCCGTGGGTGGTGGTCATTTTTTCGATTGGCATGTACGTGGTCGTCTGGGGGCTGCACAACGTCAAGCTGACGGATCTGGTCAAGTCGATGCTGGATGCCTTGATGGGGCATGGCTTGCTGGCCGTGACCATCGGAGCGGGATTCATCTCTGCGATCCTTTCATCGATCATGAACAATCTGCCGACGGTCATGTTTCACGCCCTGGCGATCGGAGCTTCCCAAGCGGACGGCGTCATGCGAGAAGCCATGATTTACGCCAATGTCATCGGCAGCGACCTGGGTCCCAAAATTACCCCGATCGGCTCTTTGGCTACGCTCCTGTGGCTCCATGTGCTCGGCAAAAAGGGCATCCGGATCACCTGGGGGCACTATTTCAAGACAGGCATCGTCTTGACCGTGCCGACCTTGCTCCTCACGCTGCTCGGGTTGTTCCTGACCCTGCATTGA